A window of the Leucothrix mucor DSM 2157 genome harbors these coding sequences:
- a CDS encoding HAD-IIB family hydrolase, which yields MSLIPLSQRGGAFSKVELLLTDLDDTVTTHGLLTGEVYQSLWALNEAGVQVIVVTGACAGWCDHLARSWPIAGVIGENGAFFFSREGSVSDHGKLQRQYWSTLEQLQQDQRQLMAKFSATFKDFDQYLTHDQHYRLAEVAINVNQDLAMPALERRDAVLAFCQQEGISHSVSSIHINTWVAQNSKRAMCERVVQQYFKQPIAELPDQLIYSGDSPNDQEMFSTVKLSVGVANILAVKDQLKTLPTYLTTGSHGQGFDQIAAAILADK from the coding sequence ATGAGCTTAATTCCTTTGTCACAGCGAGGTGGTGCCTTTTCCAAAGTAGAGCTATTGCTGACGGATTTGGATGATACGGTGACTACGCATGGTTTGCTCACGGGTGAGGTCTATCAGTCGCTGTGGGCGCTGAATGAAGCCGGTGTGCAGGTGATTGTGGTGACCGGTGCTTGCGCTGGCTGGTGCGATCATCTGGCACGTTCATGGCCGATTGCTGGTGTGATTGGAGAGAATGGTGCCTTCTTTTTCTCGCGAGAAGGCAGTGTGAGCGATCATGGCAAATTACAACGTCAATACTGGTCGACATTGGAGCAGCTCCAACAGGATCAACGCCAATTAATGGCAAAGTTCTCAGCGACCTTTAAAGACTTCGATCAATACCTAACCCACGATCAGCATTACCGGTTGGCTGAAGTGGCGATTAATGTGAATCAGGATCTGGCCATGCCAGCGCTTGAGCGACGCGATGCTGTGTTAGCGTTTTGCCAGCAGGAAGGGATTTCGCATAGTGTATCGTCGATTCATATTAATACCTGGGTTGCACAAAACTCTAAGCGCGCCATGTGTGAGCGGGTGGTACAGCAGTACTTTAAGCAGCCCATTGCTGAATTGCCGGATCAGCTCATTTACTCGGGAGACTCGCCCAATGATCAGGAGATGTTCTCAACGGTCAAGCTATCGGTTGGAGTTGCGAATATTCTGGCAGTAAAAGATCAGCTCAAAACGCTGCCGACTTATCTGACAACGGGTTCTCACGGGCAGGGCTTTGATCAAATCGCCGCAGCTATTCTGGCTGATAAATAA
- the ugpE gene encoding sn-glycerol-3-phosphate ABC transporter permease UgpE: MSNMVQKQGAGIAFSHVLILFGIAIIIFPIYLAFIASTHDQAALVSPPMPLLPGGHFWTNYSEALGSGVNVPVWKMLLNSMVMALGITIGKIIISLLSAFAIVYFNFRFKMFFFWMIFLTLMLPVEVRIVPTYQVIADFGMLNSYSGLIFPLIASATATFLFRQVFMSMPSELVEAAKVDGAGPMKFFWDILVPVSKTNVAALFVILFIYGWNQYLWPLLITTEPEMNTIVMGIKQMFPSGDDITNWPVIMATAILAMLPPILVIIFMQRLFIKGLVDSEK; encoded by the coding sequence ATGAGTAATATGGTTCAAAAACAAGGGGCCGGCATTGCGTTCTCCCATGTGCTGATACTGTTTGGTATCGCGATTATTATCTTCCCGATTTATCTGGCATTTATCGCCTCAACTCATGATCAGGCGGCTCTGGTAAGCCCGCCCATGCCGCTATTACCCGGCGGGCATTTCTGGACAAACTACAGCGAAGCGCTGGGTAGCGGTGTGAATGTGCCGGTCTGGAAAATGCTGCTTAACTCGATGGTGATGGCGTTGGGGATTACGATTGGCAAAATCATAATCTCGCTACTGTCGGCGTTTGCGATTGTGTACTTTAACTTCCGTTTCAAAATGTTCTTCTTCTGGATGATCTTCCTGACCTTGATGTTGCCGGTAGAAGTGCGGATTGTGCCGACCTATCAGGTCATCGCTGACTTTGGCATGTTGAACTCCTATTCCGGTTTGATCTTTCCGTTGATTGCTTCAGCCACGGCGACCTTCCTGTTTCGGCAGGTGTTTATGAGTATGCCAAGCGAGTTGGTGGAGGCGGCCAAAGTCGATGGTGCAGGCCCGATGAAATTCTTCTGGGATATTCTAGTTCCGGTATCTAAAACCAATGTCGCTGCACTGTTTGTGATTCTGTTTATTTACGGCTGGAATCAGTACTTGTGGCCGTTGTTGATTACGACCGAGCCTGAGATGAATACCATCGTCATGGGTATCAAACAAATGTTCCCATCCGGGGACGATATAACAAACTGGCCGGTGATTATGGCGACGGCGATTTTAGCCATGTTGCCACCGATTCTGGTGATCATTTTTATGCAGCGTCTCTTTATTAAGGGACTGGTTGATAGCGAGAAATAG
- the cobM gene encoding precorrin-4 C(11)-methyltransferase, whose protein sequence is MKVYFIGAGPGDPELITVKAQRILKQCPIVLYAGSLVPRETLADVEETAVKIADTAHMDLDEIMVDIEAAHAADQDVARVHSGDPMLYGAIGEQIRRLEQKGIEYEIIPGVTAVSASAAWLGKELTLSGVSQTIILTRYSIKTPFPEREQLPALAKSRATLAIHLGVTHIHKIVEELIPHYGEDCPVAVCYRTSWPEQDKVTGTLSDITAKVRAKKFTRTCLILVGHVLATEEFNDSYLYDTDQAHVYRPKNKDKQPKAIVRGVIDTLPRADDFNT, encoded by the coding sequence ATGAAAGTTTATTTTATTGGCGCAGGCCCCGGAGACCCGGAGCTAATCACCGTAAAAGCGCAACGTATTTTAAAGCAGTGCCCGATTGTGCTGTATGCAGGCTCGTTAGTACCTCGCGAAACCTTGGCTGATGTCGAAGAGACCGCGGTTAAAATTGCCGATACCGCCCACATGGATCTGGATGAGATCATGGTCGATATCGAAGCGGCTCATGCGGCTGATCAGGATGTGGCACGCGTGCACTCCGGCGACCCAATGCTGTATGGCGCAATTGGCGAGCAGATTCGTCGCTTAGAGCAAAAAGGCATTGAATACGAGATTATTCCAGGCGTAACCGCAGTCTCTGCCTCGGCGGCTTGGCTGGGTAAAGAACTGACCTTATCCGGCGTTTCTCAGACAATTATTCTGACTCGCTACAGCATTAAAACGCCCTTTCCAGAGCGTGAGCAATTACCTGCACTGGCCAAAAGCCGTGCGACGTTAGCGATTCACTTGGGCGTGACCCATATCCATAAAATCGTGGAAGAACTGATTCCGCATTATGGCGAAGATTGCCCCGTAGCCGTGTGTTACCGCACCTCTTGGCCGGAGCAGGATAAAGTCACCGGCACGCTCAGCGACATTACCGCCAAAGTACGCGCTAAGAAATTCACCCGTACTTGCTTAATTCTGGTTGGCCATGTGCTGGCGACTGAAGAGTTTAATGATTCCTATCTTTACGATACCGATCAGGCACATGTCTATCGCCCGAAAAACAAAGATAAACAACCAAAAGCCATCGTTCGCGGCGTGATCGACACACTGCCCCGCGCGGATGACTTTAATACCTGA
- a CDS encoding GGDEF domain-containing protein, which produces MPNFDFKFQDVIEEANDVVVITKAFPFSAPGPEIVYVNQAFTDLTGYSFDEAVGSNPRMLQMRDTDPETRQVIREALIKQEPVRVTIRNYNKLGIGYWIEMSILPLRDDNGEVTHFAAIERDVTESKEREIELSEMSLRDPLSGLLNRRGFDQKMEMALSHFYETGETFSVLAMDIDHFKAVNDQHGHHSGDAVIQRVAELSKKAFHSSGCVGRTGGEEFTIILGGKTQEEAKPMAEYLRMMIERSVIATDKGSIKVTMSLGVSQVDPNDKESSEVLIRADTALYKAKHSGRNQVCLYQPDSEVPALRLPGTVV; this is translated from the coding sequence ATGCCAAATTTCGACTTTAAATTTCAGGATGTGATTGAGGAGGCCAACGATGTTGTGGTCATCACCAAGGCGTTCCCGTTTTCCGCGCCAGGTCCTGAAATTGTTTATGTAAACCAAGCCTTCACCGACCTCACGGGTTATAGTTTCGATGAGGCGGTCGGCAGTAATCCTCGTATGCTGCAAATGCGCGATACCGATCCTGAAACCAGACAAGTCATCCGCGAAGCACTAATCAAACAAGAGCCAGTGCGAGTAACCATTCGTAATTACAATAAGCTTGGGATTGGCTACTGGATTGAAATGAGCATTTTGCCACTGCGCGATGATAATGGTGAGGTGACTCACTTTGCGGCGATTGAGCGTGATGTCACCGAAAGCAAAGAGCGTGAAATTGAACTGAGTGAAATGAGCCTGCGCGACCCATTAAGTGGTTTGCTAAACCGTCGTGGTTTTGATCAAAAGATGGAAATGGCACTGTCGCACTTTTATGAAACCGGTGAAACATTCTCTGTACTGGCAATGGACATCGATCACTTTAAAGCGGTGAATGATCAGCATGGGCATCACAGTGGCGATGCGGTGATTCAGCGAGTGGCTGAGTTAAGCAAAAAAGCCTTTCATTCATCTGGTTGCGTTGGGCGCACAGGTGGTGAGGAGTTTACGATTATCTTAGGGGGCAAAACGCAAGAAGAAGCCAAGCCGATGGCAGAATATTTGCGGATGATGATCGAGAGATCGGTCATCGCCACCGACAAAGGTAGTATCAAGGTGACAATGAGCTTGGGAGTATCGCAGGTCGACCCGAATGATAAAGAGTCATCTGAGGTATTAATTCGTGCCGATACTGCTTTATATAAGGCAAAGCACAGCGGGCGAAATCAGGTGTGTTTATACCAACCTGACTCCGAAGTGCCTGCGCTGCGCTTGCCTGGTACCGTGGTGTAA
- the cobI gene encoding precorrin-2 C(20)-methyltransferase, producing MTQVARGTFYGVGVGPGDPELLTLKAHRLIQSADVISYIGVAGGRSQARDIAADSIETASKPPREIAVPMPMSKDRSLANAAYDTAAVEIREALEQGLNVAFLCEGDPLFFGSFAYLLDRLQDDYTCEVVPGISSVNAAAARLLRPLTLLKESFAVISGRHSDAHIRDTLETHDTVVIMKAGNSRPRILELLEATGRSKDASYLEYISREQEQVVRDVSQLEATAGPYFSVFVVIRQERDRT from the coding sequence ATGACTCAAGTTGCGCGTGGCACTTTTTACGGTGTCGGTGTTGGACCCGGAGACCCGGAATTACTCACACTAAAAGCCCATCGTTTAATTCAATCGGCGGATGTCATTAGTTATATCGGCGTGGCCGGTGGCCGCTCTCAGGCGCGTGATATTGCGGCGGACAGTATTGAAACTGCCAGCAAGCCACCTCGTGAAATTGCAGTGCCAATGCCCATGTCGAAAGATCGTAGCTTAGCGAATGCGGCTTATGACACCGCTGCGGTTGAGATTCGTGAAGCGCTAGAGCAAGGGCTGAATGTGGCATTTCTTTGCGAAGGTGATCCGCTTTTTTTCGGCTCGTTTGCCTATCTGCTGGATCGCTTACAGGATGATTATACCTGCGAAGTAGTACCCGGAATTTCCTCGGTCAATGCAGCAGCAGCGCGTTTACTAAGACCACTCACACTACTTAAAGAATCATTCGCCGTCATCAGTGGCCGTCATAGCGATGCGCATATTCGTGACACGCTGGAAACTCACGATACGGTAGTGATTATGAAAGCGGGCAACTCACGCCCACGCATTCTGGAATTACTGGAAGCAACAGGACGTAGCAAAGATGCCAGTTACCTTGAATACATCAGCCGCGAACAGGAACAAGTCGTGCGCGATGTAAGCCAACTTGAAGCAACGGCTGGCCCCTATTTTTCGGTGTTTGTAGTAATTCGTCAGGAGCGTGACCGTACGTGA
- a CDS encoding cobalt-precorrin 5A hydrolase, translating into MIRIVALTEAGQRLGQRLVELIVETSSGPAELWYKPKPFQACVQAAFSNGDPLILICATGIAMRTLAPVLQDKHRDPPVLVLDELGQFVIPLLSGHEGGANDWGASIAKLLNAQLVMTTAKPYLRPIYVVGMGCERGCPADHLQELLEHCLQQAGIELSQVAAITSIDVKADEVGLIELAANLHKPYRTFSAAQLNTVESQLSTRSDYIFSVVGVYGVAESAALYDAGQLTGNSAELVLNKQKTPRATCSIARSYPKAPVK; encoded by the coding sequence GTGATTCGCATTGTTGCACTCACTGAGGCGGGTCAACGGCTGGGGCAAAGGCTTGTCGAGCTGATTGTTGAAACAAGCTCTGGCCCAGCTGAGCTCTGGTACAAACCAAAACCATTTCAAGCTTGCGTGCAAGCAGCTTTCAGCAATGGCGATCCACTGATTCTAATTTGCGCTACCGGCATTGCCATGCGCACCTTAGCGCCCGTGTTGCAAGACAAACACCGCGACCCGCCGGTATTGGTCTTAGATGAGTTAGGCCAATTTGTAATCCCCCTACTCTCCGGTCACGAAGGTGGCGCGAATGACTGGGGTGCAAGCATTGCCAAGCTTCTCAATGCGCAATTAGTGATGACCACAGCCAAGCCATACTTACGCCCTATCTATGTCGTTGGCATGGGCTGCGAACGCGGTTGCCCTGCGGATCATTTACAAGAATTACTAGAGCACTGCCTGCAACAAGCCGGTATTGAACTATCACAAGTCGCCGCCATCACCAGTATCGATGTAAAAGCCGATGAAGTCGGCCTTATCGAACTCGCCGCTAATTTGCACAAACCCTACCGCACGTTTAGCGCCGCACAATTAAACACAGTCGAGTCACAACTCAGCACCCGCTCCGATTATATCTTCAGCGTGGTCGGCGTGTATGGCGTGGCAGAGTCAGCAGCGTTGTATGATGCCGGCCAACTTACCGGCAATAGTGCCGAGCTTGTTCTGAACAAACAAAAGACCCCGCGCGCCACCTGTTCTATCGCGCGCAGTTACCCAAAGGCACCGGTTAAATAA
- a CDS encoding DeoR/GlpR family DNA-binding transcription regulator: protein MSGSSQRETEILNLVVRQGFTRIADLATEFHITEQSIRRVINPMCEAGILRRVHGGVDRPVGTSNQAFSTRSEKNLPQKMCIGRAIAERIPEGSSVFIGLGTTVSEVAAFLQDKTITVITNNLVVASALFGCETVEVWMTPGKMRPFDGDVCGSDTVEYINSFKVDYAVVSAGGITREGEVVDFYIEEANVSRAMLANARVKFLAVDSSKWGKDALRKVTDLDQMTAVFCDEAPASGVLNSDVQEQLKLVIAS, encoded by the coding sequence ATGTCTGGAAGTTCCCAGCGCGAAACTGAAATTCTGAATCTGGTGGTACGTCAGGGATTTACCCGGATTGCGGATTTGGCTACCGAGTTTCATATTACTGAACAGTCGATTCGCCGCGTGATTAATCCCATGTGTGAAGCCGGTATTTTACGGCGCGTACATGGTGGGGTGGACCGACCGGTAGGCACCAGCAATCAGGCTTTCAGTACGCGTTCGGAGAAAAACCTGCCGCAGAAAATGTGCATCGGGCGAGCGATTGCGGAGCGTATTCCGGAAGGCTCGTCGGTGTTTATCGGCTTGGGCACGACAGTCTCCGAGGTCGCGGCATTTTTACAAGACAAAACAATCACGGTGATTACCAATAATTTGGTGGTTGCCTCGGCTTTGTTTGGCTGTGAAACGGTCGAAGTGTGGATGACGCCGGGCAAAATGCGACCGTTTGATGGGGATGTGTGTGGCTCCGATACGGTGGAATACATTAATAGTTTCAAGGTTGATTATGCGGTCGTTAGTGCCGGCGGCATAACTCGCGAGGGTGAGGTTGTGGATTTTTATATTGAAGAAGCCAATGTCAGCCGCGCCATGCTGGCCAATGCGCGGGTCAAATTTCTCGCGGTAGATTCCAGCAAATGGGGTAAGGATGCCTTGAGAAAAGTAACCGATTTAGACCAAATGACGGCGGTATTTTGTGACGAGGCACCTGCCTCTGGCGTGCTAAATAGCGACGTGCAAGAGCAACTTAAACTGGTGATTGCATCATGA
- the cobJ gene encoding precorrin-3B C(17)-methyltransferase: MSKLFVVGTGPGDLQLLAPKAAQAIQASSDLVAYGLYLDLLGQICDGKTHHDLPLGEEIGRARLALDLAASGKTTALISSGDIGIYAMATLVFELLDLQLAGKESHPEWLDVEIEVIPGISAMQAGAAAVGAMLGHDFCTVSLSNLLTPWETIEKRIHSAGQGDFVVSFYNPVSKKRDWQLNTARDILLTYRPASTPVLIGRQLTREDQEITIITLDQLDAKDVDMFTLVSVGNSESRHIVNGSKEWVYTPRGYSKKL, encoded by the coding sequence ATGAGCAAATTATTTGTAGTGGGCACCGGCCCCGGCGACCTTCAACTACTGGCCCCAAAAGCGGCCCAAGCGATTCAGGCCAGCAGCGATCTCGTTGCATACGGGCTGTATCTGGACTTACTGGGGCAAATTTGCGATGGCAAAACCCACCACGACTTACCTTTGGGCGAAGAAATTGGACGTGCGCGCTTAGCCTTAGATTTAGCCGCCAGCGGTAAAACCACCGCACTGATCTCCAGCGGCGATATCGGCATTTACGCCATGGCGACCTTGGTATTTGAATTGCTTGATTTGCAGCTAGCCGGTAAAGAGAGTCATCCGGAATGGTTGGATGTCGAGATTGAAGTCATCCCCGGCATTAGCGCTATGCAAGCCGGTGCGGCCGCGGTTGGCGCTATGCTTGGTCATGATTTTTGCACCGTGTCACTCTCCAACTTGCTCACGCCATGGGAAACCATCGAAAAGCGTATTCATAGCGCAGGCCAAGGTGATTTTGTGGTGTCATTCTACAATCCGGTCTCCAAAAAACGTGATTGGCAGCTCAACACCGCCCGCGATATTTTGCTGACTTACCGCCCTGCCAGTACCCCCGTTTTAATTGGTCGTCAATTGACTCGCGAAGATCAGGAAATTACGATCATCACGCTGGATCAGTTGGATGCCAAAGATGTGGATATGTTTACCCTGGTTTCGGTCGGCAATAGCGAATCGCGCCACATTGTGAACGGTTCCAAAGAATGGGTTTACACCCCGCGCGGCTACAGTAAGAAGTTATAA
- a CDS encoding ABC transporter ATP-binding protein, translating into MSFVTLKNINKQYKKGVDVIKDVSLEIGAGEFLVIVGPSGCGKSTLLRMVAGLEKTTGGQIFIDGRDVTKEEPGERDIAMVFQNYALYPHMTVYDNMAYGLRNRKVPEDEIKQRVEDASKALQLSEFLPRRPSQLSGGQRQRVAMGRAIVRSPKVFLFDEPLSNLDAKLRTQMRVEIKRLQRELGTTSIYVTHDQVEAMTLADRLIVLNKGNVDQIGSPKELYANPQTMFVAGFLGSPSMNFLEASNVSRFSDAFKQRVDAYSQAQAGNAIQVGVRPEQLFLSSEGEGDIELDVKVLAVEDLGADCLVYIQVEGLASPLIWRAPAGYEIELGSSISVAASAESLHLFDSKTEARIEI; encoded by the coding sequence ATGAGCTTTGTGACGCTAAAGAATATAAACAAGCAGTACAAGAAAGGCGTTGATGTCATTAAAGATGTCTCGCTGGAAATCGGAGCCGGAGAGTTTCTGGTGATTGTCGGGCCATCTGGTTGTGGTAAATCAACACTACTACGCATGGTGGCGGGTTTGGAGAAAACTACCGGTGGCCAGATCTTTATTGATGGCCGCGATGTGACCAAAGAAGAGCCTGGCGAACGTGATATTGCCATGGTGTTTCAGAACTATGCGCTGTATCCACACATGACGGTTTACGACAATATGGCCTATGGCCTGCGTAACCGTAAAGTGCCGGAAGATGAGATTAAGCAGCGGGTTGAAGATGCTTCCAAAGCTTTGCAGCTGAGCGAGTTTTTACCGCGCAGACCGAGTCAGTTATCCGGTGGTCAGCGCCAACGGGTGGCGATGGGGCGTGCTATTGTGCGTAGCCCTAAAGTGTTCTTATTTGATGAGCCATTATCCAATCTGGATGCCAAGTTGCGGACCCAAATGCGGGTGGAAATCAAGCGCCTGCAACGCGAGTTAGGTACGACTTCAATCTATGTGACGCATGATCAGGTAGAAGCCATGACTTTGGCCGATCGCTTAATCGTACTGAACAAAGGAAATGTGGATCAGATTGGTTCGCCTAAAGAGTTATACGCCAATCCACAGACCATGTTTGTGGCAGGTTTCTTAGGTTCACCCAGTATGAATTTCCTGGAAGCCAGCAATGTTAGCCGCTTCTCTGATGCATTCAAGCAGCGTGTCGATGCTTATTCACAAGCGCAAGCAGGCAATGCCATTCAAGTTGGTGTGCGCCCTGAGCAGCTATTCCTAAGCAGTGAAGGCGAGGGTGATATTGAGCTGGATGTGAAAGTGTTGGCGGTTGAAGATTTGGGTGCGGATTGCTTGGTTTACATTCAAGTGGAAGGTCTCGCGTCACCATTGATCTGGCGTGCTCCGGCCGGTTATGAAATTGAGCTTGGCTCATCCATTAGCGTAGCGGCCAGCGCGGAATCGCTGCATTTGTTTGACTCCAAAACAGAGGCTCGCATCGAGATCTGA
- the ugpA gene encoding sn-glycerol-3-phosphate ABC transporter permease UgpA, with the protein MQTGAVFSNRWLPYVLLAPQLFITVVFFFWPAFEAVKQSVYMSDPFGLSMQYVGLENFEYLFKDSYYRASFLTTAVFSILVTCGSLSVALLLAVLVDRVIKGSSAYRSIIIWPYAIAPAIAGVLWLFMFNPSIGLASYYLKILGYDWNHVLNGGEAMGLVVVASAWKQVSYNFLFFLAGLQSIPGSVIEAAAIDGAGFWKRFRTIVFPLLSPTTFFLVVVNIIYAFFETFAVIHTITGGGPQQSTTILVYKVFSDGFVGQDLGSSAAQSVVLLVLVGLLTIVQFKYIERKVHY; encoded by the coding sequence ATGCAAACTGGTGCTGTTTTCAGCAATCGCTGGCTGCCGTATGTGCTGCTTGCACCACAACTGTTTATAACCGTTGTTTTCTTTTTTTGGCCAGCCTTCGAAGCGGTTAAACAATCTGTTTATATGTCCGACCCATTTGGCTTGTCCATGCAATATGTTGGTCTGGAAAATTTTGAGTATCTGTTTAAAGACAGCTACTACCGCGCCTCGTTTTTAACCACGGCGGTGTTTAGTATTTTAGTCACCTGTGGCTCGCTCAGCGTGGCCTTATTATTGGCGGTGTTGGTTGACCGGGTAATAAAAGGCAGCAGTGCTTACCGCAGTATTATCATTTGGCCCTACGCCATCGCTCCTGCGATTGCTGGCGTGCTGTGGTTGTTCATGTTCAATCCCTCCATTGGTTTAGCCTCCTATTATCTCAAGATATTGGGTTACGACTGGAACCATGTGCTCAACGGTGGCGAAGCGATGGGGCTTGTTGTTGTGGCCTCTGCTTGGAAACAAGTGAGCTACAACTTCCTGTTTTTCCTTGCAGGCTTGCAGTCAATTCCGGGTTCGGTGATTGAAGCGGCGGCGATTGATGGCGCGGGTTTCTGGAAGCGATTCAGAACAATCGTATTCCCACTACTATCACCCACGACCTTCTTCTTGGTGGTGGTGAATATCATCTATGCCTTCTTTGAAACCTTTGCGGTCATTCATACGATTACCGGCGGTGGGCCACAGCAGTCGACCACTATCTTAGTTTACAAAGTGTTTTCTGATGGCTTTGTCGGGCAGGATCTGGGCTCATCTGCAGCGCAGTCGGTGGTTCTGTTGGTGTTGGTTGGTCTGCTAACCATCGTCCAGTTCAAATACATTGAGCGCAAGGTGCACTACTAA
- the cobW gene encoding cobalamin biosynthesis protein CobW → MQLNKIPATIVTGFLGSGKTTLLSNVLKQAAGKRIAVIVNEFGELDIDADLLRSCPLDCDDDAAAPVQSNNGIYELANGCICCTVEEEFLPVMQQLVERRHEIDHILIETSGLALPKPLVQAFNWPEIKQHCTVDAVITVIDGPAVAAGRFANDEDLVQAQRLADEGLNHDPSLRELLDDQLSAADLVIVSKNDLLSDAERERVKQVVSAAVPDSVKVIYVNDGEIASDMLMGIDAAAESHIDHVHNHHDHHHEHGAHHEHAHDHFDSFVIKLGEVDSDKLQTILKQLLADNNIYRAKGFAALPGKPMRQVLQAVGERLDVHFDRLWTADEARGTNLVFIGKGIEKADIEAALKQAEA, encoded by the coding sequence ATGCAACTAAATAAAATCCCAGCCACGATTGTGACCGGCTTTTTGGGCAGTGGTAAAACCACCCTATTATCCAATGTACTAAAACAAGCGGCGGGCAAGCGCATTGCCGTGATTGTGAATGAATTTGGCGAGTTGGATATTGATGCGGACTTGCTGCGCAGCTGCCCGCTGGATTGCGATGATGATGCCGCCGCGCCGGTGCAAAGCAATAATGGTATTTACGAGCTCGCCAATGGCTGCATTTGCTGCACCGTGGAAGAAGAGTTCTTGCCGGTCATGCAGCAGCTAGTTGAGCGCCGCCATGAAATCGATCATATCCTGATTGAGACCAGCGGATTGGCACTGCCTAAGCCCTTGGTACAAGCCTTTAACTGGCCTGAGATCAAACAACACTGTACCGTTGATGCAGTAATTACTGTGATTGATGGCCCTGCGGTGGCTGCTGGCCGCTTTGCAAACGATGAAGATTTGGTGCAAGCGCAGCGCTTAGCGGACGAAGGTTTAAATCACGACCCTAGTTTGCGCGAGTTGCTAGATGATCAGCTAAGCGCCGCTGACTTGGTAATCGTCAGTAAAAATGATCTGCTAAGCGATGCTGAGCGTGAGCGCGTGAAGCAAGTAGTGAGCGCTGCCGTTCCTGACTCCGTGAAAGTCATTTATGTGAATGATGGCGAAATTGCCAGCGACATGTTGATGGGAATTGATGCGGCCGCTGAGTCACATATCGATCACGTGCATAACCACCACGACCATCACCATGAGCATGGCGCACATCACGAACATGCTCACGATCATTTTGATTCGTTTGTGATTAAGCTGGGTGAAGTGGATAGCGACAAGCTGCAAACCATTCTGAAGCAACTATTGGCCGATAATAATATCTACCGCGCTAAAGGCTTTGCGGCCTTGCCGGGCAAGCCAATGCGTCAGGTATTACAAGCAGTGGGTGAGCGTTTGGATGTGCACTTTGATCGCTTGTGGACAGCTGATGAAGCGCGTGGCACTAACTTAGTGTTTATCGGTAAAGGCATTGAAAAAGCGGATATTGAAGCTGCGTTGAAACAAGCCGAAGCTTAA